The Pseudoalteromonas spongiae UST010723-006 genome window below encodes:
- a CDS encoding glycosyltransferase yields the protein MKFVVFAEDWGRHPSSTQHIFKVIAKRYDVTWFNSVGMRKPKINFTDIKRVLSKVKLMMAGNVKSPGDKLPVEACNPLIFPWHDNKLATLFNKRQVAKTLDLSSHEPIIYWVSVPTAINMIQLRPQDRLIYYCGDDFSSLAGVDYDLVKASEQRLIHMAHNIYVVSKVLLDKMPAHKTQMLEHGVDYDLFCDMTKPHMHLHNLSNVVGFYGSISQWLDVDLLIKLAKARPHYHLVLIGKADIDISALVALPNVIYISQIAHHQLASFSQHWQVSLLPFLDNGQIKACNPLKLKEYLAAGKPIVSTHFPAVERYKDMVLIARDHAGFIARVDHAMVISKSPFLDWKTPSKQHVVRHSWQQKAAFVLEQLD from the coding sequence ATGAAATTTGTCGTATTTGCAGAAGACTGGGGGCGTCACCCAAGCAGTACCCAGCATATTTTTAAAGTGATCGCCAAGCGATACGATGTAACTTGGTTTAACTCCGTAGGCATGCGCAAACCTAAAATTAATTTTACCGATATTAAGCGTGTGTTGAGTAAGGTTAAATTGATGATGGCTGGAAACGTTAAGTCACCGGGCGATAAATTGCCAGTTGAAGCATGTAACCCCCTAATTTTCCCTTGGCATGACAACAAGTTGGCGACGCTTTTTAATAAGCGTCAAGTTGCCAAAACTCTCGACTTGTCGTCCCATGAGCCGATTATCTATTGGGTGAGTGTACCAACCGCCATCAATATGATTCAACTACGCCCACAAGACCGCTTAATTTATTATTGTGGCGATGATTTTTCCAGCTTGGCTGGAGTTGACTACGACTTGGTTAAGGCAAGTGAACAGCGCCTAATTCATATGGCACATAATATTTATGTGGTGAGTAAGGTGCTACTCGATAAAATGCCAGCGCACAAAACTCAAATGCTTGAACACGGCGTTGACTATGACTTGTTTTGTGATATGACAAAGCCTCATATGCACCTTCATAATCTTAGTAACGTGGTTGGTTTTTATGGCTCAATATCACAATGGTTAGATGTCGATTTGTTAATAAAGCTTGCCAAGGCGCGCCCACATTATCATTTGGTACTGATTGGAAAAGCCGATATTGATATTAGTGCGCTCGTTGCATTGCCGAATGTGATTTATATTTCGCAAATTGCTCATCATCAATTGGCGAGTTTTTCTCAGCACTGGCAAGTCTCGTTGTTACCGTTTTTAGATAATGGTCAAATAAAAGCGTGTAACCCACTAAAACTAAAAGAATATTTAGCCGCCGGTAAACCTATTGTGTCAACCCATTTTCCTGCGGTTGAACGTTATAAAGACATGGTGCTCATCGCAAGAGACCACGCAGGCTTTATCGCCCGAGTTGACCATGCCATGGTAATTTCTAAGAGTCCGTTCCTTGATTGGAAAACGCCATCTAAACAGCATGTTGTACGACACAGCTGGCAACAAAAAGCTGCGTTTGTGTTGGAACAACTGGATTAA
- a CDS encoding LruC domain-containing protein produces MKSSIVSLLFIAAGSSAAPFDTCPSKAFLVQGSSATIFGVNLVSGSYDQFAANVGTNQKVNGFGFSVHDRYLYGWDYSRGNIGRIGKDYVLEPLNASGLPNTNFYVGDVSVQQNAYYVYRKGADYGLYRIALDENEADYLVASKVIDGGSLNLNIFDLAFHPDENLAYSVDNRGNLIAIDVISGNSTNLGFTGVIGTFGAVYFDVEGYLYISRNSDGHIFRVEINDPTSTTLFAYGPSSGNNDGARCATAPIIDESEAPTLDYGDAPDSYATSISANGARHGKGNLYFGNSVSAEHTPKSFDDDDGISFLTGLETGLDTLVSFTLSAPGYVNAWVDWNGNGQFDESEQIIAEHLGSAGENRMLIEVPIDAKEGATWARFRVSNTPSIAPIGGVDSGEVEDVNVSVIANGLVEVATAWQTAAFEDLWPQQGDYDFNDVVVRYRVFKSQIGNQIVRFKFEGELLAVGASYHNAFAFRIANMPRSAVNESLVRLTIDGKQVAKNPLEAGRSEAILVALDDTKVIATAKSNCNYFRTESNCLSQQPISFSATLPLLNSIADNASILNDISPFIFAVNGFDHGPYVDSANARGWEVHLKNHSPTEAFDSTYFDKGDDASTTNGNFQTVNGLPWALIIGTRWDHPTEGTDMLFAYPQFKAFAQSAGSTNTTWFNNPVNRYSVQN; encoded by the coding sequence ATGAAAAGCTCAATTGTTAGTTTATTATTTATTGCTGCAGGCAGCAGTGCTGCGCCGTTCGATACCTGCCCGTCTAAAGCATTTTTGGTTCAAGGGAGCAGCGCCACAATTTTTGGCGTTAACCTTGTGTCTGGTTCATACGATCAGTTTGCTGCTAATGTCGGCACTAACCAAAAAGTAAATGGATTTGGTTTTAGTGTGCATGACAGATATTTATACGGCTGGGATTATAGCCGGGGCAATATCGGTCGCATTGGCAAAGACTACGTGTTAGAGCCACTTAATGCATCTGGTTTACCAAATACAAACTTTTATGTAGGTGATGTATCTGTACAACAAAATGCTTACTACGTCTATCGAAAAGGCGCAGATTACGGTTTATATCGAATTGCACTTGATGAAAACGAAGCTGATTATCTGGTTGCCTCAAAGGTTATTGACGGTGGTAGCCTTAATCTAAATATTTTTGATTTAGCGTTCCACCCTGATGAAAATCTCGCCTACAGCGTTGATAACAGGGGTAATTTAATTGCTATTGATGTGATTTCTGGTAATAGCACTAATCTGGGATTTACTGGCGTAATAGGCACATTTGGAGCGGTTTATTTTGATGTAGAAGGTTACCTATATATTAGCCGAAATAGTGATGGACATATCTTTCGTGTTGAAATTAACGACCCGACTTCAACAACCTTATTTGCATACGGACCAAGCTCGGGCAATAACGATGGTGCCCGTTGTGCTACTGCACCAATCATTGACGAAAGCGAAGCACCAACCCTTGATTATGGTGATGCACCTGATAGTTACGCTACGTCTATAAGTGCCAATGGAGCACGTCATGGAAAAGGAAACCTGTACTTCGGTAATAGCGTGAGTGCCGAGCATACTCCAAAATCGTTTGATGACGACGACGGCATAAGTTTCTTAACAGGTTTAGAAACAGGACTGGACACCCTAGTGTCATTTACGCTCTCTGCTCCAGGCTATGTAAATGCATGGGTTGATTGGAACGGTAATGGCCAATTTGATGAATCTGAACAGATTATTGCAGAACATCTCGGTAGCGCCGGCGAAAACCGCATGCTGATAGAAGTCCCTATCGATGCGAAAGAGGGGGCAACATGGGCACGTTTTAGAGTGTCAAATACGCCATCGATCGCACCAATTGGAGGTGTGGACAGTGGTGAAGTAGAAGACGTTAATGTATCAGTTATTGCGAATGGTTTAGTGGAAGTTGCTACCGCGTGGCAAACAGCTGCATTTGAAGATTTATGGCCGCAACAAGGCGACTATGACTTTAATGATGTTGTTGTGAGATATCGCGTGTTTAAAAGTCAGATAGGCAATCAGATCGTGCGTTTTAAATTCGAGGGTGAATTACTTGCAGTCGGTGCCAGTTATCACAATGCTTTTGCATTTCGTATTGCCAACATGCCACGAAGCGCCGTAAATGAATCCCTGGTTAGGTTAACGATTGATGGAAAACAGGTTGCCAAAAATCCATTAGAGGCAGGTCGTAGCGAAGCAATTTTAGTCGCTTTGGATGACACAAAGGTGATTGCGACAGCAAAATCAAATTGTAATTACTTTAGAACTGAGTCGAACTGTTTAAGTCAACAGCCCATCTCGTTTTCTGCAACGTTGCCGTTGCTCAACAGCATTGCTGACAATGCAAGTATATTAAACGATATTTCTCCGTTTATCTTTGCCGTAAACGGATTCGATCATGGGCCGTACGTTGATAGTGCGAATGCTAGAGGCTGGGAAGTACACCTTAAAAACCACTCACCTACAGAAGCATTCGATTCAACCTATTTTGATAAGGGAGATGATGCATCGACCACAAATGGTAATTTTCAAACAGTAAACGGTCTGCCATGGGCGCTTATTATTGGTACCCGTTGGGATCATCCAACAGAAGGTACCGACATGTTGTTTGCTTACCCCCAATTTAAAGCGTTTGCGCAAAGCGCTGGCAGCACAAACACCACCTGGTTTAACAATCCGGTTAACCGTTATTCGGTTCAGAATTAG